GCTTGCATGCGAGTAGTGGCAAAACCTAAGCGATATACAACATTGTCTAAGCGACGTTCAAGAAGTTGCATGAGGTTGTCGCCGGTAACTCCACCCGCTTTGGCGGCTTTGACAAAGTAGTTTTTAAACTGTTTTTCTAACAGACAATAAGTAAGACGAAGTTTTTGTTTCTCACGCAGATGAACTGCGTAATCTGAAAACTTGCGGCGCATCATGCGACCATGCTGTCCCGAAGGATATTTACGCTTGGCGAGGATGCGATCGTACTTGTTTGTGCCGAAGATGTTTTCACCAAATTTGCGGCATACTTTTGCTTTGGGTCCGGTATATCTTGCCATGATTTCTCCTTATATCCTTCTGGTTTTTGGGGGACGACATCCATTGTGAGGAATGGGGGTTTCATCCTTAATCATGGTAACTTTGATTCCGGCTGCGTTTATTGCGCGAATAGAGGA
This DNA window, taken from Candidatus Cloacimonadota bacterium, encodes the following:
- the rpsD gene encoding 30S ribosomal protein S4, translated to MARYTGPKAKVCRKFGENIFGTNKYDRILAKRKYPSGQHGRMMRRKFSDYAVHLREKQKLRLTYCLLEKQFKNYFVKAAKAGGVTGDNLMQLLERRLDNVVYRLGFATTRMQARQFVNHGHFMVNGKKVDIPSYLLKEGDIIEVRTKSRSMKMLVEALDSSENTSPYNWLTVDKENMRGSFDKIPVASEIPVSVDLRLIVEFYSK